The following nucleotide sequence is from Gloeomargarita sp. SKYB120.
CTGGTGGAGGGTCATCCGGCGCGGGTGCGGTCGCTCAACCGAGTGGGCCTGCAACGGGCGGGACTGGCGCAAGGAGAAGAAGGCCAAGCCTTGAAGCAAGCGTTTCGGGTGCTCTATCGCTCCGGCTTGACCCTGAACCAGGCGCTGGAAAAATTGCAGCCCTTGACCGACCAGTACGAGACCCTGCGTCACTTGCACCAATTTCTGGTGGAATCCCAACGACCAGGTCGCAGGGGTCCCACGCCAGGCTTGCTTAACGCCGATGCCCAGGATTCTGATTAGCACCGGCGAAGTGTCGGGTGACTTGCAGGGAGCGCTGCTAGTCCAAGCACTCCGGCAATTGCGTCCTGATGTGGATATCTGGGCGATTGGCGGTCCCCGTATGGCCCAAGCCGGCGCTCAGTTACTGGCCGACACCACACAAATGGGTTCCATTGGCCTGATTGAGCATTTGCCCTTTGTACTCCCAACGCTACAGTTACTATCTCGTCTGCGGCGACAATTGGCGTCCCAACCCCCCGATGTGGTGGTGTTGATTGACTACGTGGGGTTCAACTTGCCCTTGGCCCGCCTGTGTAAACCGTGGGGGTGCCCGCTTGTTTACTACATTGCCCCTCAGGAATGGGTCTGGCCCACCAGTCACACATCCCGGATTGTGCGGTTGATTGACCATCTGCTGGCGGTGTTTCCCCAGGAGGCGGACTACTACCGGAAAGCCGGCGTGGCGCGGGTGGAATGGGTGGGGCATCCGCTGGTGGATGTTTTTTCCCAGGCCGAATCCCGCCAGGCAGCCCGGCAAGCGCTGGGGATAGACTCGGCGCAAAAAATGGTGGTGTTACTCCCGGCGTCCCGGCGGCAAGAGTTGCGCTATCTCTGGCCGGTGCTAGCAGAAACGGCGCGGCAATTGCAACAGCAGCATCCTGACCTGGCGTTTTGGATTCCCGTGGCGCTACCCCAGTACCAGGCCCGACTCCAAGGGGAGGTTCAGCGCTACGGCCTGCAGGCGAAAGTGGTGCAGAACAACGCCCGGCGGGTGATGGCGGCAGCCGACCTGGCCCTGACCAAATCAGGAACGGTGAACTTGGAGCTAGCACTGCTGGGGGTGCCCCAGCTCGTCATCTATCGAGTAAGTCCGGTGACGGCCTGGCTGGCGCGGCATGTTTTGCAATTTCAGATTGAATTTATGTCGCCGGTCAATCTCATAGCCCAGCAGGCCCTGGTGCCAGAATTTCTCCAGGAGCAGGCGCGGCCAGAACACCTGTTGCCCGTGGCCTTGGACTATCTCCAAAACCCCGACCCAGTGCGCCAACGGTATCAGCCATTGCGGCAAGCGCTGGGGCCGCCAGGGGCTGTCCAACGGGCCGCCCAGGTCATTCTCACCTACTGCCGGTGAACCCGAGAATGTCTCCCCCAGGCATTAAACTAAAGTTAAACCCTTGGGTGAGGCGATGCGTCCTCCGTTAGCTACCCATACGGTCTTGCAAAATCGCTACCGAATTGTGCGAGTGCTGGGGCAAGGGGGCTTTGGTCGCACCTATCTGGCCCAGGACCTGAATCGCTTTCAGGAATATTGCGTTCTGAAAGAATTTGTGCCGGCGCGAGGAGAACCCCACCAAATCGAAAAAGCCAAGGAATTATTCAAGCGAGAAGCGGCGGTATTATACCAACTGCGGCATCCCCAAATCCCCCTATTCCATGCCCTGTTCGAGCAGGAACAGCGCCTGTTTTTGGTGCAGGATTATGTCGAGGGCAAAAACTATCGCACCCTGTTGATGGAACGCCTGCGCCGAGGTCAAACGTTTACCGAAGCGGAAGTGCGCGACCTGTTGTGCAAGGTGTTGCCGGTTTTGGACTACATCCACAGCCAGGGCGTTATCCATCGCGATATTTCCCCCGATAATTTAATGCTGCGGCAAAAAGACCAGATGCCGGTGCTGATTGACTTTGGGGTGGTCAAGGATATTGCCAGCCGGTTGCAGGTCTCCGGGGCGACTTCCGTCGGGAAAGTAGGCTATGCGCCACCCGAGCAATTGCAAACGGGCCGGGTGTATCCCTCGAGCGACCTCTATACCCTGGCGGTAACGGCGGTCGTGCTGTTGACCGGTTGTGAACCCCAGGAGTTGTACGACGACCGGACGTTGACCTGGCGCTGGCAAGAGCGGGTACAGCTGAGCCCCCACTTCACCCAGGTGTTGCAAAAAATGCTGAGCCATCGCCCCGGCGACCGCTACCAATCAGCCAAAGAAGTCCTGCAGGCGCTAGGGGAAACGCCCTTGCCGAGTGCGACTACCAGCCC
It contains:
- the lpxB gene encoding lipid-A-disaccharide synthase, with the translated sequence MPRILISTGEVSGDLQGALLVQALRQLRPDVDIWAIGGPRMAQAGAQLLADTTQMGSIGLIEHLPFVLPTLQLLSRLRRQLASQPPDVVVLIDYVGFNLPLARLCKPWGCPLVYYIAPQEWVWPTSHTSRIVRLIDHLLAVFPQEADYYRKAGVARVEWVGHPLVDVFSQAESRQAARQALGIDSAQKMVVLLPASRRQELRYLWPVLAETARQLQQQHPDLAFWIPVALPQYQARLQGEVQRYGLQAKVVQNNARRVMAAADLALTKSGTVNLELALLGVPQLVIYRVSPVTAWLARHVLQFQIEFMSPVNLIAQQALVPEFLQEQARPEHLLPVALDYLQNPDPVRQRYQPLRQALGPPGAVQRAAQVILTYCR